From one Peptoniphilaceae bacterium AMB_02 genomic stretch:
- a CDS encoding VOC family protein, with the protein MIEVFLVLNGNAAEAANYYSRAFRAQEPYMMKYSDMPEDPDCPLDETYKDLVAYAMVDTFAGQIALSDNDPGVVTEPNSSFWISVSSEDEEKLRESFNALAADGEVIMPMEPAFFSPLYGQVKDKFGFYWMFLIPDENM; encoded by the coding sequence ATGATAGAAGTATTTTTGGTATTAAATGGAAATGCAGCTGAAGCTGCAAATTACTATAGCCGTGCTTTTAGAGCACAGGAACCGTATATGATGAAATATTCGGATATGCCTGAAGACCCTGATTGTCCACTTGATGAAACTTACAAGGATTTAGTAGCCTATGCGATGGTCGATACTTTTGCAGGTCAAATTGCCTTGAGTGATAATGACCCAGGGGTGGTTACTGAACCGAATTCCAGTTTTTGGATTTCTGTTTCTTCAGAGGATGAAGAAAAACTGAGAGAAAGTTTCAATGCCCTTGCAGCTGATGGAGAAGTAATTATGCCAATGGAACCGGCTTTCTTCAGTCCTCTCTATGGTCAAGTAAAAGACAAATTCGGTTTTTATTGGATGTTTCTAATTCCCGATGAAAATATGTAG
- a CDS encoding phenylacetate--CoA ligase — translation MIWAKEEMMPRAEIEAIQLERLKKQVEIAYNKVKPYRVKMEEAKLRPEDIKSLKDVSKLPFVTKEDFRANYPFGLFAVDRSDIRRLHASSGTTGKPTVVGYTENDMKSWTETVSRIAVMGGASSKDTAQICFGYGMFTGALGLHYGLENMGIDIIPSSVGNTKKQIMFMQDFGTTILVATPSYALHIAEVIKQEGFVPAKDFKLRIGLLGGEALSDKMRYELNELWEGSVLFTQNYGMSELNGPGISGECEEIAGMHINEDHFLAEIIDPNTLEVLPEGSEGELVITCLTKETIPLLRYRTRDITSLNYEKCRCGRTTVRMEPLKGRSDDMLLIRGVNVFPSQIEEVLLSIDEIGSNYEIEVNRDKHMDNMLVRVELTDYDLLDSFSLLEQLEKRIKFGIREIVGIDATIKILAPRSLKRFEGKAKRVLDLRDKN, via the coding sequence ATGATTTGGGCAAAAGAAGAAATGATGCCTAGAGCTGAGATTGAAGCTATACAATTGGAAAGGTTAAAGAAACAGGTTGAAATTGCATACAATAAGGTAAAACCTTATAGAGTAAAGATGGAAGAAGCTAAATTGAGACCTGAAGACATCAAATCTTTAAAGGATGTATCAAAACTACCATTTGTGACCAAAGAGGATTTTAGGGCGAATTATCCCTTCGGACTCTTTGCGGTTGATAGAAGTGATATCAGAAGGCTCCATGCATCATCAGGTACTACCGGGAAACCAACGGTGGTGGGTTATACTGAAAATGATATGAAAAGCTGGACTGAGACTGTCAGTAGAATTGCAGTAATGGGAGGAGCGAGTTCTAAGGATACTGCACAGATTTGCTTTGGTTACGGTATGTTTACGGGAGCTCTTGGTCTACACTACGGTCTTGAGAATATGGGGATAGATATAATTCCGTCTTCAGTAGGAAATACTAAAAAACAAATTATGTTTATGCAGGATTTTGGTACGACTATTTTAGTTGCAACGCCATCATATGCGCTACATATTGCAGAAGTTATTAAACAGGAAGGTTTTGTACCGGCTAAAGATTTCAAGTTAAGGATAGGCCTACTAGGTGGTGAAGCACTATCGGACAAGATGCGTTATGAACTGAACGAATTGTGGGAAGGCAGTGTATTATTTACTCAGAACTACGGTATGAGTGAGTTAAATGGTCCCGGGATATCGGGGGAATGCGAAGAGATTGCTGGTATGCATATTAACGAAGATCACTTTTTGGCCGAGATTATCGACCCTAATACTCTTGAAGTACTTCCTGAAGGAAGTGAAGGAGAACTGGTCATAACTTGCTTGACCAAGGAGACAATTCCGCTCCTAAGATATAGAACCAGGGATATTACTTCTCTAAACTATGAAAAATGCAGATGCGGAAGAACTACAGTCAGGATGGAGCCTTTGAAAGGCAGAAGTGATGATATGCTTCTCATAAGGGGAGTAAATGTATTTCCGTCTCAAATAGAAGAAGTGCTTTTGAGTATAGATGAGATAGGTTCGAATTACGAGATAGAAGTAAATCGTGATAAACATATGGACAATATGCTCGTAAGAGTAGAACTTACCGATTATGATTTATTGGATTCATTTTCACTACTGGAACAACTTGAAAAGAGAATCAAATTCGGTATTAGAGAGATCGTGGGTATTGATGCAACTATTAAAATTCTAGCTCCGAGATCCTTAAAGAGATTTGAAGGTAAAGCTAAAAGGGTATTGGATTTAAGAGATAAAAATTAG